The Prochlorococcus sp. MIT 1300 genome has a window encoding:
- a CDS encoding ribbon-helix-helix protein, CopG family, translating to MAGAEEEVTRRISVDLPSHLVERFDELKREWGLRGRGAVLRRLLEEILPNETIDEITNESKEQGELVFNTVTEEVTDPKYDENQALVLIGKKTNFGETLEEISTFQRPIESKARKGLGASSDGGIDLPGFVRRKTDNLKQSLSPRIVENTYKEDSVVPIVREKDVLNSLVIAKSHWINIYGQAPGDRVVEAAMIWLARDIWDQLDETQGRAFTWSIANQLMNKYFTEWGSRPPVFENIIVLAGILEDPFASDSLAKRIPTLIKRFVNRFKRSKTVTSFQTLESTMTVHGALKLLDLPTTAGASLTLCLIRDSYKAKALKSHPDAGGSTEEMRRLNEAYQLLKDLYRK from the coding sequence GTGGCTGGGGCAGAAGAGGAGGTAACCCGAAGGATATCCGTGGACTTGCCTAGTCACCTTGTTGAGCGCTTTGATGAGTTAAAGCGTGAGTGGGGTCTGAGAGGAAGAGGGGCTGTACTTCGGAGGTTACTAGAGGAGATACTTCCGAATGAAACAATCGATGAGATTACCAATGAGAGCAAAGAGCAAGGAGAATTAGTTTTTAATACCGTCACTGAGGAAGTTACAGATCCAAAATATGATGAGAATCAAGCTTTAGTTCTTATAGGTAAAAAAACAAACTTTGGTGAGACGTTAGAAGAAATATCAACTTTCCAAAGGCCAATCGAATCAAAGGCTCGAAAGGGATTAGGAGCATCCAGTGATGGTGGTATTGATCTTCCAGGTTTTGTTAGAAGAAAAACAGATAATTTAAAACAGAGCCTATCACCAAGAATTGTTGAAAACACTTACAAAGAAGATTCTGTTGTCCCCATTGTTAGGGAGAAAGATGTTCTTAATAGCCTTGTTATTGCAAAATCGCATTGGATCAATATTTATGGACAAGCTCCTGGAGATAGGGTCGTTGAAGCAGCAATGATTTGGCTAGCTCGGGATATATGGGATCAACTAGATGAAACACAAGGAAGGGCTTTTACATGGAGCATTGCAAATCAATTAATGAATAAATACTTTACTGAGTGGGGATCACGGCCACCAGTCTTTGAAAATATTATTGTTCTCGCGGGGATCTTGGAAGACCCGTTCGCAAGTGATTCACTTGCCAAAAGAATTCCAACATTAATTAAGCGATTCGTTAACAGATTTAAGAGAAGTAAAACTGTGACTTCTTTTCAAACACTTGAATCCACTATGACCGTCCATGGGGCTTTGAAGCTACTAGATCTGCCAACTACTGCAGGGGCTTCGCTCACTCTTTGCCTTATACGTGATTCTTATAAGGCCAAGGCTTTGAAAAGTCACCCTGACGCTGGTGGTTCTACAGAGGAAATGAGGCGATTAAATGAAGCTTATCAATTACTGAAAGACCTATACCGAAAATAA
- the rlmD gene encoding 23S rRNA (uracil(1939)-C(5))-methyltransferase RlmD → MKFLDEKLKAGMKLEVVCRDIDSDGKGICTYKKIIIASNNLIPGERAIVQLEYTRGSRWIGKTIKRLSSSEGRQKEMCRHAKYCGGCNLQHLTDDFEISYKKNMVSEVFSRIGGINWQMPLVKRVRTCSYGYRNRAILPINEYSKSDYDIGYFQPRSHKIVNIKECPVLHPVLEKLLFQVISDLRDQRSNTTNSLLVGTKLKHICFRLAENTSRIIITLVASSYNISNLKKLGFYWVDKYNTVVGVGLNIQSMNTNVIFGKKNFHLAGERFLTENFSNLQFLLSGQSFFQVNTLEAQEAVRMIIEWFVQKNVKEIIDAYSGIGTISLPLAANGFKVIGLESNVHSVECARLNASLNNLVNVDFECIDVNNRLKDLMSKSHSLVLDPPRKGLGSKLIDAILLKKPLHIAYLSCSPSTLSRDLSLLVGEDYGTYKIEKIQPIDFFPQTTHVECLVFLNRN, encoded by the coding sequence ATGAAATTCTTAGATGAGAAATTGAAGGCGGGTATGAAATTGGAGGTTGTTTGCAGAGATATTGATTCAGACGGTAAAGGGATCTGCACCTACAAAAAGATTATTATTGCCTCAAATAATTTAATCCCAGGCGAAAGAGCGATTGTCCAACTTGAATACACTCGTGGGTCACGTTGGATTGGTAAAACCATAAAAAGGTTATCTTCCTCGGAAGGCCGTCAAAAAGAAATGTGTCGGCATGCTAAGTATTGTGGTGGCTGCAATCTACAACATTTAACGGACGATTTTGAAATAAGCTATAAGAAAAATATGGTAAGTGAGGTCTTTTCAAGAATTGGAGGAATAAATTGGCAAATGCCATTAGTTAAAAGGGTTAGAACTTGTTCTTATGGTTACAGGAATAGGGCTATTCTTCCAATTAATGAATACTCTAAATCAGATTATGACATTGGTTATTTTCAACCAAGATCTCATAAAATTGTTAACATTAAAGAATGCCCAGTATTACATCCAGTACTAGAGAAACTCCTCTTCCAGGTAATATCTGACTTGCGAGATCAACGAAGTAATACTACTAATTCACTCCTTGTTGGTACGAAACTAAAACATATATGTTTTAGACTCGCTGAGAATACTAGTCGAATTATTATTACACTAGTTGCGAGTTCATATAATATAAGCAATCTTAAAAAGTTAGGCTTTTACTGGGTTGACAAATACAATACAGTTGTTGGTGTGGGTCTAAATATTCAGTCTATGAATACAAACGTTATATTTGGCAAAAAAAATTTCCACTTAGCTGGCGAACGATTCCTAACTGAAAACTTTTCTAATCTTCAATTTCTTCTTTCTGGACAATCATTTTTCCAAGTTAATACTCTGGAGGCTCAAGAGGCTGTAAGAATGATAATTGAATGGTTTGTTCAAAAAAATGTAAAAGAAATTATAGATGCATACTCTGGCATTGGTACTATAAGCTTACCCTTAGCAGCCAATGGTTTTAAAGTTATTGGCTTAGAGTCAAATGTTCATTCTGTTGAATGCGCTCGACTAAACGCCAGCCTAAATAATTTAGTAAATGTAGATTTCGAATGTATAGATGTTAATAATCGGTTGAAGGACCTAATGTCTAAATCTCATTCTCTGGTATTAGATCCACCAAGAAAAGGGCTAGGTTCAAAACTAATAGATGCAATACTTCTAAAGAAACCACTCCATATTGCATATTTGAGCTGTTCCCCATCAACCCTCTCAAGGGACTTAAGTCTCCTAGTAGGAGAAGATTATGGTACCTACAAGATTGAGAAGATCCAACCAATTGATTTTTTCCCACAAACTACACATGTCGAATGTTTAGTTTTTCTAAACAGGAATTAA
- the pheT gene encoding phenylalanine--tRNA ligase subunit beta, which translates to MRVSISWLKDLVQVAQTVDELSESLSMAGFEVEAIEDLSLSAKGVVVGFVESREAHPDADKLSVCKVNVGDTEALQIVCGAKNVREGIHVPVAVVGTSLPAVNIKIKESELRGVRSSGMICSLSELGLSDSSEGIAILEDHSNELPGLGASVSEIFGLNDQILDLAITANRPDGMSMMGIAREVGALTNSKLNFPTQNNIIECCEFKADSLTSSFIKESGLYAATNIKDINTSCKTPLTISRRLLRSGIKSVNLIVDICNYVMLEQGQPLHAFDALALEKIAGKTVSANDFGQRKAYKGEEFIGLDGKSYALDTDSHLVTCCDVPVAIAGVLGSQDSAVTSKTSEIWLESAIFTSESVRKSSRAVGLRTESSSRFEKGIPLNQTISSAHRAVELLKGITTVGDTKTWFNGIKYLDQPKVILRRSAIHNLLGPLENIGSVVHYIGDKEIRQVLESLGCVLIDNEKGWVVSIPPFRDKDLTREVDLIEEIARLIGYDKFKSDLPNPIKPGGLSVTQLAERMFRRKLCAIGVQEITTLSLVGEGSLNENRIGVSNPLLAETSFLRTNLYEEHLKIVKRNLDSGQTSNWIYEIGKIYSPKDTIGVEEKQVLGGLISGKRRMEKWSQQDKNPSLNYYEARGILQEVFLSMKLQVTDKLLSTNSILHPGRSASIKLEGRDVGFFGQIHPNLSRNYDMPTISYIFELDFSSLLVAATRTNNWVTTYKDFSIMPAMERDISIILDIDCPSMDVYSVIKKAGKSLLEKVELIDTYEGKELGTGKCSKTFRLTYRDKKLTLTEKDIYPLHEKIINSVIKTFNAVIRT; encoded by the coding sequence ATGCGGGTTTCAATCTCCTGGCTAAAGGATCTTGTACAGGTTGCTCAAACCGTAGATGAGCTATCTGAAAGTCTGTCGATGGCAGGTTTTGAGGTAGAGGCTATAGAGGACCTTTCCCTTTCAGCTAAGGGTGTAGTAGTTGGGTTTGTTGAGTCTCGGGAAGCTCATCCAGATGCAGACAAATTAAGTGTCTGCAAGGTCAATGTTGGTGACACAGAGGCTCTTCAGATCGTCTGTGGAGCCAAAAATGTTCGAGAAGGAATCCATGTCCCAGTTGCAGTGGTTGGGACTTCTCTACCCGCTGTAAATATAAAAATAAAAGAAAGCGAACTAAGAGGTGTCAGAAGTTCGGGAATGATCTGCTCACTGAGTGAACTTGGGCTTTCTGACTCATCGGAAGGAATAGCAATACTTGAGGATCATTCGAATGAGCTGCCAGGCTTAGGTGCAAGCGTTTCAGAAATATTTGGGCTCAATGATCAGATCCTGGATTTGGCGATCACAGCTAATAGGCCTGACGGCATGTCAATGATGGGAATAGCAAGAGAGGTAGGAGCTCTCACAAATTCAAAATTAAATTTTCCAACGCAGAATAATATTATAGAGTGCTGTGAATTTAAAGCTGATAGTCTAACTAGTAGTTTTATAAAAGAATCAGGATTATATGCTGCCACTAATATTAAAGATATAAATACTAGTTGTAAAACTCCACTAACAATTAGTAGAAGGTTATTAAGATCAGGTATAAAGTCAGTGAATCTAATAGTTGATATCTGCAATTATGTAATGTTAGAGCAGGGTCAGCCACTGCATGCTTTTGATGCCTTGGCTTTGGAAAAAATAGCAGGTAAAACCGTTTCTGCAAATGACTTTGGACAACGTAAAGCTTACAAAGGTGAGGAATTTATTGGCCTTGACGGGAAATCATATGCTTTAGATACTGATTCTCATTTGGTAACTTGTTGTGATGTACCAGTAGCAATAGCAGGAGTTTTAGGAAGTCAGGATAGTGCTGTGACAAGTAAGACTTCTGAAATATGGTTAGAGTCAGCAATTTTCACATCGGAGTCCGTAAGAAAATCATCGCGCGCTGTTGGACTCCGAACAGAATCAAGTAGTCGTTTTGAAAAAGGTATTCCTCTCAATCAAACGATATCTTCGGCTCATAGGGCCGTAGAACTGCTAAAGGGAATAACAACAGTAGGTGATACTAAAACTTGGTTCAACGGAATTAAATATCTTGATCAACCCAAGGTAATTCTTCGTAGATCTGCAATTCATAATTTGCTAGGCCCATTGGAAAATATAGGATCAGTAGTACATTACATAGGCGATAAGGAAATTCGACAAGTATTAGAATCACTTGGCTGTGTATTAATTGATAATGAAAAGGGTTGGGTAGTTTCTATTCCGCCTTTCAGAGATAAAGATCTTACAAGGGAGGTCGATCTGATTGAGGAAATTGCAAGATTAATAGGATACGATAAATTCAAATCAGATCTACCAAACCCGATTAAGCCAGGAGGACTATCAGTTACTCAGCTCGCAGAAAGAATGTTTAGAAGAAAACTTTGCGCTATAGGAGTTCAGGAAATAACAACCCTTTCTCTCGTTGGAGAGGGGAGCTTAAACGAAAACAGAATAGGGGTATCTAATCCACTTTTGGCTGAAACAAGTTTCTTAAGGACAAATCTATATGAAGAACATTTAAAAATAGTGAAACGAAACTTAGATTCTGGTCAAACGTCAAATTGGATTTATGAGATAGGTAAAATTTACTCTCCGAAAGATACTATTGGAGTTGAAGAAAAGCAGGTATTAGGAGGTCTGATTTCTGGAAAACGACGAATGGAGAAATGGTCTCAACAGGATAAGAATCCAAGTCTGAATTATTATGAAGCTAGGGGTATACTTCAGGAAGTTTTTCTTTCTATGAAGTTACAAGTAACTGACAAGCTGTTATCAACAAATTCAATATTGCACCCTGGAAGATCGGCTTCAATAAAACTTGAAGGAAGAGATGTGGGCTTTTTTGGCCAAATACATCCAAACCTCTCTAGAAATTACGATATGCCAACAATTTCCTATATATTTGAACTTGACTTCTCTAGCCTGTTAGTAGCAGCTACGAGAACAAATAATTGGGTAACTACATATAAAGATTTCTCTATAATGCCAGCAATGGAAAGAGACATATCTATTATCCTAGACATTGACTGCCCCTCTATGGATGTCTATTCTGTAATAAAAAAGGCTGGTAAAAGTCTTTTAGAGAAAGTTGAGCTTATAGATACCTATGAAGGAAAAGAATTAGGAACTGGTAAATGTAGTAAGACCTTCCGGCTTACTTATAGAGATAAGAAGCTGACTCTGACGGAAAAAGATATATATCCTTTGCACGAGAAAATCATAAATTCAGTAATCAAGACTTTTAATGCTGTAATACGTACTTAA
- the rpsR gene encoding 30S ribosomal protein S18 produces the protein MSNSFFKKRLSPIKPGEPIDYKDVDLLKKFITDRGKILPRRLTGLTAKQQRDLTTAVKRARIVALLPFVNPEG, from the coding sequence ATGTCCAATTCATTCTTCAAAAAGCGCTTATCCCCTATCAAACCAGGTGAGCCAATCGACTATAAGGATGTAGATCTTCTTAAGAAGTTCATAACTGATAGAGGTAAGATTCTTCCAAGACGGTTGACTGGACTGACTGCAAAACAACAAAGGGATTTAACAACCGCCGTCAAAAGGGCCCGCATAGTAGCTTTACTTCCTTTCGTAAACCCAGAAGGATGA
- a CDS encoding ribonuclease catalytic domain-containing protein, producing MVCHTPDIGAELPNSFPKEALTQAASLAEDHKDLLNLDSDRLDLTHLVTYTIDDDDAFEIDDAISLQTIGNQQWIWIHIADPSRYIGIDTPLDLEARKRAISVYLTDKVISIYPEVIAKSVLSLNAGRKCPAMSAGVHLDESGEVIKYRIERTFIKPKYRLTYKDADELIDFAPTEEIDLAVLSKLLKVRLNWRLSQSAIQLEQPIGRFRAKNNKLTVEILEPSVARSLVSEAMILYGTVVAQHCIANQLTVPFRSQSRFELPPNSSLINLPEGPVRNTTIRTNMTKGISGIKPSPHFSMGLDAYVQATSPIRRYSDLIIQRQIISFSTGRPQYSDEDILSLIDELSAASKQSLAITREDQYYSRYLWFKNSSANHYSAQFLRWLRPNEGIALVHITSLAMDLPSKIKGVRDLPPGSLLKIRVDSIDDKTFKIYLVNE from the coding sequence GTGGTTTGCCATACACCCGATATAGGAGCAGAACTCCCTAATAGTTTCCCCAAAGAAGCTCTTACCCAGGCCGCATCCTTAGCAGAAGACCATAAAGACCTTCTCAATCTTGACAGTGACCGCCTGGATCTAACTCATTTAGTCACGTACACAATTGACGATGATGACGCTTTTGAAATAGATGACGCAATCTCATTACAGACTATAGGCAATCAACAATGGATCTGGATTCACATAGCCGATCCAAGTAGGTATATAGGCATTGATACTCCATTAGATTTAGAGGCTCGTAAACGAGCAATCAGTGTCTACCTCACTGACAAGGTAATATCCATATATCCCGAGGTTATAGCAAAATCGGTTTTAAGCCTTAATGCAGGCAGAAAATGTCCAGCTATGAGTGCAGGAGTACATTTAGACGAGTCGGGTGAAGTAATTAAATATCGTATAGAACGAACGTTTATCAAGCCAAAGTATAGACTTACGTATAAGGATGCAGATGAGTTGATAGACTTTGCTCCAACTGAAGAAATAGATCTTGCAGTTCTATCCAAATTACTTAAAGTAAGATTAAACTGGCGACTAAGTCAGTCTGCTATACAGCTTGAACAACCTATAGGTCGATTTCGGGCGAAAAATAATAAGCTAACAGTTGAAATTCTAGAACCATCAGTTGCAAGAAGTCTGGTCTCAGAAGCGATGATTTTGTATGGAACAGTAGTTGCACAACATTGTATAGCTAATCAACTAACAGTGCCGTTTAGAAGTCAGAGCAGATTCGAATTACCTCCAAATTCCTCACTTATTAACTTGCCTGAAGGTCCAGTAAGAAATACAACCATAAGAACTAACATGACAAAGGGTATAAGTGGTATAAAACCCTCCCCACATTTTAGTATGGGTTTGGATGCTTATGTCCAGGCGACCTCCCCTATTCGACGCTACAGTGATTTAATTATACAGAGACAGATTATCTCATTCAGCACGGGTAGACCACAATATTCCGACGAAGATATACTATCACTGATAGACGAATTGTCTGCAGCTTCTAAGCAGTCCTTAGCCATAACAAGAGAAGACCAATATTATTCAAGATATTTATGGTTTAAGAATTCCTCTGCAAATCACTATAGTGCACAATTCCTTAGATGGCTTCGTCCAAACGAGGGAATCGCACTAGTTCACATAACATCCCTTGCGATGGACCTGCCTTCTAAAATTAAAGGTGTACGAGATCTTCCGCCAGGTTCCCTACTTAAAATAAGAGTTGATTCTATTGACGACAAGACCTTCAAAATCTATCTTGTTAATGAATAA
- the metG gene encoding methionine--tRNA ligase: MKFTITTPLYYVNDKPHLGSLYTTLACDTISRFHRLEGNEVIFITGVDEHGQKILRTAESKNLTPKEHCDIICTKYKELWHLWDISYDRFVRTTDNLHKPIVESFFKIVEASGDIYIGRQQGWYCVGCEEYKDVESNSEEPICPIHNRKLEWRDEENLFFRLSKYQSQIEQLISKEGFILPKSRKNEIENFVKKGLRDFSISRVDLPWGIEVPGYKQHTFYVWFDALIGYLSALNPSGENITLNQLKSHGWPASVHVIGKDILRFHAVYWPAMLISAGLPLPAQVFGHGFLTREGQKMGKSLGNVLDPNELYHKYGQDAVRWYLLKDFQFGHDGDFQEQRFVELINNDLSNTIGNLLNRTISMSIKWFNNQTPTINHEEIAYHPLNEQLSKIIDEYRTTMSTLQISRSAELILNIATLANIYLNEKEPWAKIKDKANANEVAKDIYCVLEATRIVGVMLNPLLPQLSHRILAQLNFVIDDTHWTQSLRWGLLRTKEQLSKPIPVMQKLELQNES, encoded by the coding sequence ATGAAATTCACAATTACAACTCCACTCTACTATGTTAATGACAAGCCTCATTTAGGTAGTCTTTATACAACTCTCGCCTGTGACACCATTTCACGTTTTCATCGATTAGAAGGTAATGAAGTAATCTTTATAACCGGGGTCGATGAACATGGTCAGAAAATATTAAGAACAGCTGAATCAAAGAATCTTACGCCCAAGGAACATTGCGATATTATTTGTACAAAATATAAGGAATTATGGCATCTATGGGATATTTCCTATGATAGATTTGTTCGAACCACTGACAATTTGCACAAGCCAATTGTAGAATCATTTTTCAAAATAGTAGAGGCATCAGGCGATATCTATATTGGAAGACAGCAGGGTTGGTATTGTGTTGGATGCGAAGAATACAAAGATGTGGAAAGTAATTCCGAAGAACCTATCTGTCCGATTCATAATAGGAAACTAGAATGGCGAGACGAGGAGAACCTATTTTTTAGACTCTCTAAATATCAGTCACAAATCGAACAACTTATTAGTAAAGAAGGCTTTATTCTTCCCAAATCGCGAAAAAATGAAATTGAAAACTTTGTAAAGAAAGGCTTAAGAGATTTTTCCATTTCAAGGGTAGATCTTCCATGGGGAATAGAGGTTCCTGGTTACAAGCAACATACATTCTATGTATGGTTTGATGCATTAATAGGATATTTGTCAGCATTAAATCCGTCTGGTGAGAATATTACTTTGAATCAATTGAAAAGTCATGGCTGGCCAGCATCTGTGCATGTTATAGGTAAAGACATTCTGCGATTCCATGCCGTCTATTGGCCGGCAATGCTTATATCAGCTGGCTTACCTTTACCAGCACAGGTGTTTGGACATGGTTTTTTAACCCGTGAAGGGCAAAAAATGGGTAAATCTCTTGGAAATGTTCTTGATCCGAATGAGCTTTACCATAAATATGGTCAAGATGCCGTGCGCTGGTATCTATTAAAAGACTTCCAATTCGGGCATGATGGAGACTTTCAGGAACAGCGATTTGTAGAGCTTATAAACAACGACCTTTCAAATACGATAGGAAATCTTCTTAACCGTACTATATCAATGTCAATAAAATGGTTCAATAATCAAACCCCAACTATCAACCATGAGGAAATAGCATATCATCCACTAAATGAACAATTATCTAAGATTATTGATGAGTATAGAACAACTATGTCCACCCTCCAGATTTCAAGATCTGCTGAATTGATATTGAATATAGCTACTCTAGCAAATATTTACCTTAATGAAAAAGAACCCTGGGCAAAAATAAAAGATAAGGCTAATGCTAACGAAGTCGCTAAAGATATATATTGTGTTTTAGAAGCTACTAGAATCGTAGGAGTTATGCTTAATCCACTTTTACCTCAATTAAGCCATCGGATATTAGCTCAGCTTAATTTCGTTATTGACGACACCCATTGGACACAATCACTAAGATGGGGACTACTTAGGACTAAAGAGCAACTTTCCAAACCAATCCCAGTTATGCAGAAACTTGAATTGCAAAATGAATCCTGA
- the lptC gene encoding LPS export ABC transporter periplasmic protein LptC, producing MNPESFYKFLPLVFCFLLSSCRFSPNSNPTSSPPLVFNSLNLRSQKQSGVMDWSLKSPKARYQHGIRLIKAIDPSGIIYQDDKPYISIKAKLATIINDGEILLLEGEVRLKQLTNNKAVILGKSMKWTPSNSLIVIEHRPTLHIPYE from the coding sequence ATGAATCCTGAATCGTTTTACAAATTCTTGCCATTGGTATTTTGCTTCCTACTAAGTTCGTGCCGATTTTCTCCAAATTCAAATCCAACCTCCAGCCCCCCTTTAGTATTCAATTCTCTTAATCTGAGGAGTCAAAAACAAAGTGGTGTTATGGACTGGTCGCTTAAAAGTCCAAAAGCAAGATATCAACATGGAATAAGATTGATAAAAGCAATAGATCCCTCAGGAATCATTTATCAGGATGACAAACCTTATATATCAATCAAGGCAAAACTCGCAACAATAATAAATGATGGAGAGATTCTATTGTTAGAGGGTGAAGTAAGACTTAAACAGTTAACCAATAACAAAGCAGTAATATTGGGGAAAAGTATGAAATGGACACCAAGTAATTCGCTTATAGTTATAGAACACAGACCCACACTACATATACCTTATGAATAG
- a CDS encoding cofactor assembly of complex C subunit B: MILPMNGAARITLVSGIVVLALAIFNWFDGETITPGFQRAEVLAGLSGVGLMLVSILWSEVNPQKSLPEEIDGNQGFQILESLPLNQRTELAWGSQLILTATPAASILVYWQGSVILHRGILGDGKFEVGEICSLASKKGQFISLVNTALYPGKSEFDSVAKGLPSIIVCPLDKAGFLIVGGWSKRCFSKSDETWIEGWSRKLVDTLID, from the coding sequence TTGATTTTGCCAATGAATGGAGCAGCTCGCATAACACTTGTTTCAGGAATTGTTGTATTGGCGCTGGCAATATTTAATTGGTTTGACGGAGAGACTATTACCCCAGGCTTCCAGCGTGCAGAAGTCCTAGCGGGACTTTCAGGAGTTGGACTAATGCTTGTATCGATACTTTGGAGTGAAGTAAATCCTCAGAAATCATTACCGGAGGAGATTGATGGCAATCAAGGTTTTCAAATTCTTGAATCACTACCTCTTAATCAGAGGACTGAACTTGCCTGGGGGAGTCAGCTGATCCTTACAGCTACACCTGCTGCTTCAATATTGGTGTATTGGCAAGGATCAGTAATTCTGCATAGAGGAATTTTGGGTGATGGTAAATTTGAAGTAGGAGAGATTTGCTCTTTGGCCAGCAAAAAAGGGCAATTTATATCACTAGTAAATACGGCATTATATCCTGGTAAAAGTGAATTTGATTCTGTGGCAAAGGGGTTGCCCTCAATTATCGTATGTCCATTAGATAAAGCGGGATTCTTAATCGTTGGTGGCTGGTCTAAGAGATGTTTTTCTAAGTCTGATGAGACATGGATTGAAGGTTGGTCACGAAAATTGGTTGATACACTGATTGATTAG
- a CDS encoding tellurite resistance TerB family protein — MDTPSKQIEAFVTVLLAAVASDGVLTPGEAHSLREQLELRHPFSEMTKLEMAALFDSILSRLRSTATEVLVAEAITRLSFDQQESVLAVSAHLLHADGVVSPPEEEFLEHLITQVSLPREHANMILLSIVALNRDTLSR; from the coding sequence ATGGATACCCCATCTAAACAGATTGAAGCCTTTGTAACAGTCTTACTAGCGGCTGTTGCTAGTGACGGCGTATTGACACCTGGGGAGGCTCATTCGCTACGTGAACAGCTTGAACTGAGACACCCATTTTCTGAAATGACAAAACTTGAAATGGCAGCGTTGTTCGACAGCATTTTGTCAAGACTGAGGAGTACCGCTACAGAAGTATTAGTTGCCGAGGCGATAACTCGGCTTTCGTTTGATCAACAGGAGAGTGTTCTTGCTGTGTCAGCACACTTGTTGCATGCGGACGGTGTGGTCTCTCCACCAGAGGAGGAATTCCTTGAGCACTTGATAACCCAGGTTTCCTTGCCCAGAGAGCATGCAAATATGATTTTGCTATCGATTGTGGCACTAAACCGAGACACTCTTTCCAGATGA
- the psb32 gene encoding photosystem II repair protein Psb32, with protein MRIQSLSKLTTTALALLISLVVFILPSYALSPNDFPSDRPDKQVYDSANVLSRSTKGEIEKRLLDLGGDRLDARLITLRSLDYGTTLSGFGEGLIKNWTSGSLLENKPLLLILIDAQTNQTAVLSDEQLKKQLPDSLLRSTARTTISTPLKEGQRYRKASVDGINRLEIVLNGGEDPGPPKEAQALPSNVPTRNQTENSNAIIWVVGLLVIGTIVPMATWWFFSR; from the coding sequence ATGAGGATCCAATCCCTATCAAAATTAACTACCACGGCTCTAGCCCTATTGATAAGCCTAGTGGTATTTATATTGCCTTCCTATGCTCTATCTCCAAACGACTTCCCTAGTGATAGGCCCGATAAACAGGTTTATGACTCGGCTAATGTCCTTAGTCGTTCGACTAAGGGAGAGATCGAAAAAAGACTTTTAGATTTAGGGGGTGATCGCCTAGATGCTCGACTCATAACCCTCAGAAGCCTTGACTATGGAACTACGCTTTCAGGTTTTGGTGAGGGACTTATAAAAAATTGGACTTCAGGTTCATTACTTGAAAACAAACCTCTTTTGTTAATTCTAATTGATGCGCAAACAAATCAAACAGCAGTCCTCTCTGACGAGCAGTTAAAGAAGCAACTACCCGATTCATTGCTCAGAAGTACAGCTAGAACAACGATTAGTACCCCGTTAAAAGAGGGCCAACGCTATAGAAAAGCCTCTGTAGATGGAATTAATAGGCTAGAAATCGTTCTCAATGGTGGAGAGGACCCTGGTCCCCCCAAAGAAGCCCAAGCATTGCCCTCAAATGTACCCACTCGAAATCAGACCGAAAACAGCAACGCAATTATCTGGGTCGTAGGCTTACTTGTTATCGGAACTATTGTGCCAATGGCTACATGGTGGTTTTTCTCACGATAG